The Acutalibacter muris genomic sequence GCTTGCGCCAACCCACACTCATCATGGGCGGCGGTAACGAAGGTTGCCGCCGCTTTCGCGTCCCCGCTGCCGTCCCCCATGGCGGCCGATATCCCCGCAGCTCTAAGCATAGTCACATCGTTGCCGTTATCCCCCAGGGCCAGCACCTCTCCCATGGGTATCCCCAGCCGCCCGCAGAGGGCCCCCAGCGCCCCGCCCTTGTGGGCCTCCGCGCTGTTTATCTCGATATTGTCGGGTATGGAGGACGTGAGCCGCAGCCCCTCTACCTCCGAGAGCCGCTCCCATATCTCCTCCCGCAGGCCCTCCGGCAGGTACGGCAGGTTTATCTTCTCCGGGCAGAGCCCCGTCTCCCGCAGCATAGCGCCAAAGTCGTCTGTAAAGCTATATACCTTGTCTTCCACAAAATGCCGCTTGCTCTC encodes the following:
- a CDS encoding HAD-IIB family hydrolase — its product is MGVKLIAFDLDGTAIVKHKYLPECNRSALLEAHSLGAILVPATGRMRDFLPECVKELPIGYAITSNGGVVYDMGTGRAVIENLIPNGAARAVQKILDGYDVYLEYYTGGGAITRRDMPGRARSHYGLPESKRHFVEDKVYSFTDDFGAMLRETGLCPEKINLPYLPEGLREEIWERLSEVEGLRLTSSIPDNIEINSAEAHKGGALGALCGRLGIPMGEVLALGDNGNDVTMLRAAGISAAMGDGSGDAKAAATFVTAAHDECGLAQAVRKVFEE